Below is a window of Cheilinus undulatus linkage group 8, ASM1832078v1, whole genome shotgun sequence DNA.
CAGTGATTCATTACctttcatgtgtttgtttgGTCTTTCACCATTAATCACTGCAAGAAAGATGTTATAACGCAGGTAGCTTGGTCTATGATGTGGATCTGAAGAGAAGAATAGGGTTACAACATGCTGTACATTCATCATGTCTcttctagattttttttcatggagAATTATTAAGCTCATGTTCATATAAGACAAGAAGTTGTCAATGCCAATGAAACAGATGAATGTGGgagctttattttctttgttgctCTGGCAGATGCATCCAGAAtctataaaacatggacatagtcACAGTGATGTCACCCATTGGCCTTTAAAGCCAAAGAATTCAGTTGCTACAATAGAAACTTTTGATAAAactaacaacaaaaaaataagtttaaactGAGGCCTTACACCTTAAATCACCAGGTAAATAGCTACAACATTCACCCTGTTAGTCAAATCTGCCATGACCCCCAATTATACAAAGGTATGCAATCCCATTAATATAATCAAGACAGATGAGTGACGAGAAATTTAGCGCCTGTACGGTTTGTGCCAAGACATGTTTACCTAGGAGGTAAACATGATTATTTCTATCATAAAAACAGGTGTTTTAACACAGGTCTTTAGGGGGATTTCATGGTTTTTGTGGCTGGAGTTTCactgcacttctgcattggcttcccTTTCTAACACCAAATGGTGTCTCTTGGTTTGGAGAAGTGATTCTCACAGGTGGGTTGTGGGACTGTTTCAGTGGgtcatgcattttttatttaaaaaaaaaaaaaaaaaaaaaaaaaaagaaaattgtcaAGTCTATGATGTACAGAAACCCTGAGCAAACATACACCCATACATGCtatttaattttactctgtttaGCCAGGATGATGAGTAAATGTGGCCAAATTACACACAAATGTAAGAAGAGATGTTTTTTCATGCTAAATTTTGCAAGGAACTTGATGTTTGCACACTGCACTTGCTAGCCTCAAGGTCCGCTACTAATGCAAACACTTTGTTTCTCCACTTGGTTAAAGGTCTGTCAGCTTGCTTGTcatatcatttttgtgtcttgtaTAGGAAAGGCCAAGTTGGTATACACTCATGCATTTGATttggttttcccatgataactAGTAAATACCAACGGTTTTCTGGAAATCTGGAAAACcgtccatccatgcattttctatacagcttatcccattgggggtcgcagtgggggtggagcctatcccagcagtCACTGGGGAAGACaaagggctgacatatagagacagacaaccagctACTCTCAAATGCACACCCACGGCCAATTTAGGGTGATCAATtcacctaacgagcatgtctatGGTGGAAGCCGGAATAACctgagagaacccatgcatgcacggagagaacatgcaaactcagcacagaaaggacctgaccgggaagcaaaccgGGAACCTTCTTGTTGTGAGGCAGCAGCGCTAACCCTAGCCCCTATCTAAGAACAATAACACTCAATTTCCCACGGTAATAGATATAATTCtcaaaaatctgagaaaatgGCTGAAATAGAGCCACTATCATTGGAAAAACAGCCCTGTTATCTTAAGATGAAAAGCTAAATATGTGAAAAgttcaagaaaacaaccaatatTTACTCATCAGGACAGGTAAAATACTATGTGTGGATCCATGTCTCCTCAGGGTTACTGTACTCAAAGTGCCCCTTATAATTTACAAACCCCTAAATTTAATTTGATCACCAATCAAGCTCTAAAGATTATTGATTAaaggcaggtttttttttttagataattacCCTCACCATTCCAGTAGTCACAAACAGAAACTTTCTGTCCAAATGTGTTGTAGCAAACGTGAAACACCGTCTTCTTCATGTGGTCAGGCCATATCCACTTCAGATAATCTGTGTCTGTGGACAAACACCCAGAAAAATTCAGCATTTATCATTTGAAATAGATCAAAATCAGCAGTGTCAGTTAGTTCGCATTGGCTTTTAAAATAACATCttaaatgtaaaagtgaaaacatgaatGACCTCCATACTGTCCAGCTTGTGGGGAGGAAAGTGAAATAAAGGTGTGCACGTTGTGGTCTGGAGTCGTTGAGAGAAGAGCTCGACAAATTAAACCACctaggaataaaaaaaaaggaggtcAAAACATTATCAACAAACAAAGTGTCAGATTGTAAAGGTTGAATCCATCTTGCATGAGATTCCTACACTAACTCATAGTTTATATGTCACTGTATTGACCTTCACTACACAGATACTATGTCCTCCCTCTTGATGTCTCTGTGCTCAAAATAGAGATTAAACATCATCCACTTTTGTCACACATTATCAGACAGAGAATTTATCTTGGTTTCTGACAGACTGAGTGACGCCTCACTTCTCATTCATAACATCTTTGGTCAGACATGACAGAGAAACAGGCGTTTATCACAAAACTCACAAGGCAGCTGCAACTTCATGTTGTACATTCAGCTGCAGCTGATAGAGTCTAATTATACAGTCCTTGTGTCATCAAGAAGGCAACatcagtttttgtttaaaactgtttcaaatTCATTGTAAAACTAAGCAAGCAAATTTGCCTCAATTCTAGTCTGAGACGTTTTATCACTCTTATCATTGAATACATTCGTCTCACAAGGACAgataaacattttatatatCAAGATATCACAAGCAGAATAAGACAAGCATTGCTGACATGAAGTAAAACTGGCTGACAATTCAATTGActaaacatgcttttttaaagGGCCTGGATAATTCAGTGAGTGCTTTTTGGTGCTTTATTAGCCTAGCTACTACGAGCATGTGGGgcaacactcactgaaatcacgTGAGGCTGATGTCACTACTATTGACAAGTACcttatatcttaaaaaaacagaaatattcctTCGACTTTCTTAAGATAAGACATTAAATTTCTCTTGGACAAAAGTGCAATCATGCTGATAACATCTTATCTTTTGcttgtaatatttttaattagATGTTTATCTGGAATTATCAGATAAACGTGGCTCATATAACAtgtaatttgatatttttaaacaagaaaTTAGATGATTACACTTGATTTGAGATTTTGCAGTGTCTGACTTGTTTGACTCAATATTTTGTCATGGAGATATCAAAATGAGTTCATGTTTATAAATAGAGATCTTAGCTAATTAAGATTTTGCTTTACTGCACTTCTGATAGAATATTGTTAGGACTAAAAATGCCTCTCAAAACggtgtttttaatttcagtttttggGACATTTTAAAGAGGCATTTGGGTGCACAAATGTCAGCTAATGTAAACGGTGCTTTGAGCTCTGAAAAAGCCTACTGATTATGCTGTACTCTGCAAATAAAGCatatttaatataataatacAATTTCATGGTAAAGCCAAcagtcttcttctctttttatcCAGTAAAAGAACAAGCACCTTCTAACACTGTTACAGTAACAACAGCTACACCCTGTGTAGAGGGCAGATTTGAGAGGAAGGAGGGAAACAAGAGGAAGTTTCAGTGTCAGAAAACACAGTCTGTTCCCATAACTATTTTCATTAACAATGTATGTTTCACCTTGTATGCAATCATGCCCAGCAGTCAGGGCAGTTTTAGTAATTTAAAGCCTCCAGTAAAACaccaatatgaggcccttcCCTGGTAAGCTAAAATAAATCACATCCAGTGAATAAAATATTCTGAAGCATCTCTTTTCTGGTAACAAAGCTAAAGAGCTACAGGGTAGACAATTCTTACCCAACAGTACTTCATCAGCACTTAGAAGAAGTGTAATATTGTAAACTGTCTCTAGTCCAGGTGttaattacaaaacaaaaaaaatacatgccCACAATTGGTGTGATATTCATTCTTATGCCAGGAAtcacacattttaatttattctaGCAATGTTACCATAGATTAATCTTCAAATGCATCATTTGAATGTGTCTGCAGGGACtggggtgactgtggctcaggaCGTAGAGTTGGTTGTCTCACAATCAAAAGGTTGTGGggttgatccccagctcctgcactCACATATGTGTCCTTGTGCAAAACACAACTCCAATTTGTAAATGGGTACAGAAGCATTTGAACGGGATGAACTCGTACTGATGGCAAATTCTCCATGGCAAGCTccgccatcagtgtgtgagtgaATGGGTTGGTGTGACTTGCAGTGTAAAAGCGCTATACaaactcaagtccatttaccatttaggGATGTACCTGACTTTAATTTGATTGATATGAGGACATTTTGAGGCTTTAAAAGGGGCTTGGAAGTCTGCTGGAGTCAGGGGTCCTGTCCAGGAACTTTTCTGGataatcaaactttattttgatgttgtttGATTAATTGTTGGCCCATCCTAAAAAACATGCACATCTTGATGCACACCTATTATGACCATTTCTTCAAACCCCTTAGAGCAAGAGACtctattttatcagttttatatTGATAAAATTGCCTAATTCCAGTAGATGCCCTTGCAGCAAGAGAAACATGAAAATACATTATTTAAGAGTGCtttcaaatgtaaaaagcaCAATGAAGGgtcttatcttaaaaaaaagcattttgtaCACATTTAAAGTGTCCAGGTAAGAGTTGTAGGAGTGAGAGAGGGGACCTTGTGAGAAGCACAGCAAATGAACCCCATCAGGAGATTCTTTCATGATGGACTGGACATGCATCCTGAAGCCTTCGACCTGCCTCCACATCGGCTTCAGGCTGGCCAGGTTGTTGTACAAACTGATCGTCTTCACTTCAGTGCCTGGATGCACCTGGGAATAACAGAGAAACGTGAGTGTGAGGAGTGGAGTAAGCACTGATTGAATCAGACATCTACCACCCTGATGCCTTCTCTTCATGTTGTTTCAGCCAAACATGAGCACATTTACAGCAGTTTTCTGAAAGTAAAACTGAGCATAGAGGAAGAGAAAACAACTGAGGAACTGGGAGGATAACGTTGAAACAATTGTTGAATTTTCACTTCACTTGTTAATTTTAGGGAAATCTGTCATACCCAATGATACCaatctatttttattcattcatcacCACTTTAGCAGGTTGGCTATATGACCATTTTAACAGTTCAGATCATCAAGAAACTGCCAAATGGGGTGTTAAAACACACAACTGATGAAATATGAGTGTAACAAGCAGGTTTATACACTGGAGATCAAAATTACAGAACAATCCACaatttccaacatttcaagTTTGCTGAATTGCCCTGTTTTGAAATTATCCAGACATGAGTACAAGAGCAGAATTTTAAGCGTATTGCATGTGTTACATATATTGTGAAGTACAGTATAAAAAACttcaacaaaatatttaaaaagaacactGATCAAAATTACATAACACTTTCAGATACCTCCCAAGGCCAGTCGTCCATGAAAGACAACTAAAAGAGAGGACAGGGTAATACGGAGAACCTCAATGGGCAATCGGTTCAACACTGCAGCTGGAATTGCTCGCCAGTTCATCACTGAACAGGGTAAGACTCTGTCTCATCATACAGTGTCTTGACGTTTAAGAGCGTTTGGACTGAAAGCCCACTGTGCAGTGACCAAACCTCTCATTAGCAGAAAGAATCAAACAGCTAGACTAACAAGTTCACTTCAGTGATGaaagtttaatttatttgtgtCCAATGGAAAACATTATGTAAATAGTCAAACTGGGGAAAGGCCGAATCCAAAGTGAATAAAGAAGTCAGTGAAAGGTGGAGGAGGAAGTGTCATGATTTGGGGAATGTTTTCTGCAGCAGGAGTTGGGCCTCTGATACAGCTACATGGCTGAGTGATGCAAATGATTATCAGAACCTTCTCTGACGACATTTGATTCCTTCCTTGTTTTCATCACCTAATCAGACTGTTATTTTCATGCAGGACAATGCCCAATGTCAAACAGCAAAGTATGTAAAGAAGTTCcttgaaactgaaaacactgaaatattgaaATGGCCAGCCTAGAGTCCTAATCTAAACCCAAGAGAAAACCTCTGGAAAATCCTTGGCAACAAAGTTACGGCCAATAAACCCACTACAGTCACCAAACTGTGGAAGAGACTGGAAGAAGAGTGGACCAAAATCACACCAGGGCAGTGTGAGAGACTGGTGTTGTCCTGTGGCAGTAGATGTGCTCAAGTCATTCAAAGTAAAGGCCTGTACACTTCCTACTAATTTTTGACTGCCGTAACCTTCAGAAAAATTTTGCTATAATCTTTCTTTGTGCTACAGGCATTGCTGTTCTTTAATTTTGATCACTGTGTTTTCcacaaaatgatgatttttgtgtaagttcctttctctgttttaaagCAATGTTTCAGTAGCATGGTATTGCCACAacaaaaaattctttaaatgttGAGCCATGAAgattacattatttcaaaatgaatcAAGTGTTCATAAATTGTTCTCTAATTTTGATCTCCAGTGTATATAAATTCTTGATCTACAAATCAGACAAATTCAGCAGCTCAAACTGTCATGGTCCTCTGCCAAATTATATCCAGTCTAATGgtggaataaaataaacatttattaaataatatttctacTACAAATGCTCACGTAATAGCAAGAGCATATCTACACTTTGTAGGTACTTGTAAATGTCAAATACAAACTGAATCTACTTGATAAGTTTggttattgttaaaaaatatataatattcTATATTATCATTTATAACTGTCACACTTATGTTGTAATAAAGTTAAAACAACTAATGCAATACTCACACGTGAGCTATTACTATCAGTAAATCAACACTGTCATATTTATTAATTCAATATTAGCACAGGTGTTGTGTGGGGTCTCCAAATTACCAACACAGCCCCTAAATATATCAGCTTTGTACTTTACTTTTGCAATTTCTTGCATTTTGTCTCTACAGAATAACACTTtgaattgagtagttttttagTTTAGCAACAAAAGAGCGTTTTTACACCGTGGTATAACTCGTATCTGTTGACAAAAATAGTCTGAAACCTTCATCCAGCACGTGGGCTATCTTCATACTTTTTTGGGGAGCAAAGACTGAACAACTGTATCTGCACGAGCTCCTCTGACCTACCTTTTTAATGTACTGAGACAGCACTACAAACTGTTTGGGTCCATCAAACAGACCGTGGACGATGATGACAGGTTTGTATCCGTCGGTGTGAAGTCCTGTGAGCAGCAGCACGAGCAGAGGCAGGGGGGGTACTGCTCGGAAGGTCTGCGGGGTCTCCATCACTCTCCTCGGTCACAGCAGGTGAGACCTCCCGCCAAGCTGGATAGAGGAAAGACAgaggaaacacagagagagtTTATGGTGAGAGCTGTAACTAAGCTGATGTGGAGCTTTGTCAACGACCTCCCTCAACTTCTGACTGTACTTGTCTTGATTTTGAAGCTATGCACGCGCCTCCTTCCTGTTAAGTCCCTCTGTATGACACATACATACACAGTCACATCCGTTTTATAAAATTCTGTCAGGTCTCTATCCTCAAGCAATGCCATCCCACCAAAAGTTCACCCACTTGCAACAGTAGCATATATTATGAAGGGGAAATAATTTCTAGCCTAATACAACAGTaaaactaactgactaactacctaactaacttactacataaataagtaaataaataagtaaataaataaacgaATAACACCACCAGTTGAAACTAACTTTAGGCTTTAGTCTATGTATAGCATTGTGGAACAATTCTAAATAATACTAAGTTATTTACCCAGTCTGATGCCTGAATTAGTCccaatttaatgaaaaaaaatcctagaaTCTGCTTTATATGTCAGTGTGTGCGCAGGATTCTGAGCCTGAGTTGCTCTAACAAAAAGGGGGAGGACCAAAGACCCGGAGGACTGCCTGagacttgcaaaaaaaaaaaaaaaaaaagaccaaaaagaagaaaaaaacttttaaagatAAAGAATAATAAACATAGAATAACATGAATGGAGTCCGTTAGCAATTCAGGCTATGATAAACACTTGTCGTTTCCATGGTGCATTATGTTCTTTAACTTCAACCTATTTTGTTTGTGTACAATCAAAATTATTATTACAATTATTTGTCATCAGCCTCTGAAGCAGCAACACGTCTAAGCTGGTGACTGTTGTTCTCGGATGGCCGCTTGGGGGCAGTAAAGGCTGCGGCCTCTGATGCGGCTTTGTTCTTCTTCGGTGCTTTTTCTCATGACGCGTTTCCGCCCTCGACTTCAACATGCTTCAAGCTAATGTGAAGCTATCAAAACATGCAGTAATTATTTAATTAGAAATAGTTTTTGGTTAAACATGAGATAGGTAATTTTACGTGGCTGCgcgtttaatttattttttatacttgCGGGTTTTGAGTGACGGCTAAAGCGAACATTTCATCTGTTGCTGGAGTTAGCAGAGTTAGCTAACTCACAGCCTCATCTACTACCATAACAACATCGTTGTTTGTGCGTTTTACAAGCGGTGAGTTGATGATAAAGTTATAATTTTAAAGGGAGCTTTTCAGCGCCCTCATTCATCAGTCTTAAGTAAAGaagtaaaggaaataaaaacgGATTTCTGGACGTATTCGTAATTTATTAAAAGCagtcaataaaataaacttttggGCATAtcattttcagcagcagacaggctaaaaaaatgtttatgccAGAGAATATGTCTGCTTTTGACAACTAAGTATTCTAGCATAATATCGGTTATTGTGATTGAATGCATTGACATGTATAATGGTTCAATACATTATTCCTGAGTCAAAACATAAACGTgagataataataaaacaaaaacaataataatagtgagctttatttatagagcacttttctGAACAAGGTTACAAAGAGCTTCACGCAAAATACAAAGAGATGAAAGAATATCAGGAATATCAGTAAAAGGACACAAATATACaagattttaaagttaaatagaAAGTTTTGGTTTTATAATACAGTCATTACTTTATTGCGAATATACAAGGCCTGTGACTTACAAGTTTTCGTTAACAGTGATGTTTTGCTGAAATGCGTTATGTGAGGGCTTTAAATTGTGAATTTTTCTGTCAGTGGCTATTTTATTCATGTAACCGTAATTTATTTGTTGATAAAGTATGTTCAGTGTAGTTGCATAGTCAGTCATAATTGccataaaaggaaaaattgaCAAACTTAGGTAGGTGACGTATTATATTAGACTAATaatgtatgtaaataaaatgttttgggAAAACAATACAGTCACTTGACACTTGCGTCTTTCGTTTGGGCATTGGCTCATTTGTTGTCAaaccaaataaataaagcaaCTTTGGTTGAAGCTGCAATCAGCACTTTTTGTTTAACCAAAATTCTTTCAGCTAATGTtctgtgattg
It encodes the following:
- the LOC121513628 gene encoding lysosomal thioesterase PPT2-like isoform X3, producing the protein METPQTFRAVPPLPLLVLLLTGLHTDGYKPVIIVHGLFDGPKQFVVLSQYIKKVHPGTEVKTISLYNNLASLKPMWRQVEGFRMHVQSIMKESPDGVHLLCFSQGGLICRALLSTTPDHNVHTFISLSSPQAGQYGDTDYLKWIWPDHMKKTVFHVCYNTFGQKVSVCDYWNDPHHRPSYLRYNIFLAVINGERPNKHMKEWRENFLRIKKLVLIGGPDDGVITPWQSSHFGFYDSNENIVEMRNQEIYKNDTFGLKTLDARGDVSTCVHSGVKHTLWHSNFTVFQSCIEKWLT
- the LOC121513628 gene encoding lysosomal thioesterase PPT2-like isoform X2 codes for the protein METPQTFRAVPPLPLLVLLLTGLHTDGYKPVIIVHGLFDGPKQFVVLSQYIKKVHPGTEVKTISLYNNLASLKPMWRQVEGFRMHVQSIMKESPDGVHLLCFSQGGLICRALLSTTPDHNVHTFISLSSPQAGQYGDTDYLKWIWPDHMKKTVFHVCYNTFGQKVSVCDYWNGEDPHHRPSYLRYNIFLAVINGERPNKHMKEWRENFLRIKKLVLIGGPDDGVITPWQSSHFGFYDSNENIVEMRNQEIYKNDTFGLKTLDARGDVSTCVHSGVKHTLWHSNFTVFQSCIEKWLT
- the LOC121513628 gene encoding lysosomal thioesterase PPT2-like isoform X1; the encoded protein is METPQTFRAVPPLPLLVLLLTGLHTDGYKPVIIVHGLFDGPKQFVVLSQYIKKVHPGTEVKTISLYNNLASLKPMWRQVEGFRMHVQSIMKESPDGVHLLCFSQGGLICRALLSTTPDHNVHTFISLSSPQAGQYGDTDYLKWIWPDHMKKTVFHVCYNTFGQKVSVCDYWNVTAGIGSTPTATPNGISCIENAWMDGFPDFQKTVDPHHRPSYLRYNIFLAVINGERPNKHMKEWRENFLRIKKLVLIGGPDDGVITPWQSSHFGFYDSNENIVEMRNQEIYKNDTFGLKTLDARGDVSTCVHSGVKHTLWHSNFTVFQSCIEKWLT